A genome region from Candidatus Zixiibacteriota bacterium includes the following:
- a CDS encoding sigma-70 family RNA polymerase sigma factor, whose amino-acid sequence MRYVNHQKLNAIISNESKTSIDHSLEALRLAVREKVHALDEPYRQIIVMYYFENQKLDSIAKETGLCVPQINKHLGEALLILKYSLAEIVKKRWPNRFANDCLCPVCSHPQKHKIEMILLSKKNNESWGIINKRLKKAVKTAFNPPIILLNHLRYHMKDLNND is encoded by the coding sequence ATGCGATATGTCAACCATCAAAAACTAAATGCTATCATCTCTAATGAGTCTAAAACCTCAATCGACCATAGCCTTGAAGCTCTTCGGCTGGCAGTCAGGGAGAAAGTTCACGCATTGGATGAACCGTATCGGCAGATTATAGTGATGTATTATTTCGAAAACCAAAAACTTGATTCGATTGCGAAAGAAACAGGCTTATGTGTCCCGCAGATAAATAAGCATCTCGGCGAAGCTCTTCTGATATTAAAATATTCGTTGGCTGAAATAGTCAAGAAACGCTGGCCAAATCGGTTTGCCAATGATTGTCTATGCCCAGTCTGCAGTCATCCCCAAAAACATAAAATTGAAATGATATTGTTAAGTAAAAAGAATAATGAAAGCTGGGGCATAATAAACAAGCGTTTAAAGAAGGCGGTGAAAACAGCTTTTAATCCGCCTATCATTCTATTGAACCATTTAAGATATCATATGAAGGATTTAAACAATGACTGA
- a CDS encoding MotA/TolQ/ExbB proton channel family protein has translation MDSSIIVTSIFLILMFVAFRITPERKRGDKLPTILTSIGILGTFMGIFIGLWNFNVNAVQESIPQLLEGLKIAFMTSIVGIFSALIIKYIYILRVEKEETGKVTN, from the coding sequence ATGGATTCATCAATAATAGTAACATCAATATTTCTTATACTCATGTTTGTTGCATTTAGAATTACGCCAGAGAGAAAAAGAGGAGATAAATTGCCAACTATTCTCACTTCAATAGGAATTCTAGGAACATTTATGGGGATTTTTATTGGATTATGGAATTTTAATGTAAATGCTGTTCAAGAAAGTATCCCTCAGCTTTTGGAAGGTTTGAAAATAGCATTTATGACTTCAATAGTAGGCATATTTTCTGCATTAATCATCAAATATATTTACATTTTACGGGTAGAAAAAGAAGAAACCGGAAAAGTAACAAAC